From Humidesulfovibrio mexicanus:
CGCAGATCCTCGACCAAGAGAGTCACGGAGTCGCCGCGCTGGAGTTTGTCAAACGGCTTGGGATCAACCGCCGCGGCGATGCGGGACTTGGGCAAAAGCGCGGTGATGCCGGGCTCAAGGGTCACGAAAATGCCGAAGGTCTCGCGCTTTTCCACAGTGCCCGACACCTGCGTGCCGGGAGCGTACTTGGCCGCGGCCTCCAGCCAGGGATCGCCCTCGGCGTCCTTCATGGACAGGGAGATGCGCCGCTTCAGCGGGTCGATCTCCTTGATGACCACGGCTACCTCGTCGCCAACCGCGACCATGTCGCCGGGCTTGTTCACGCGCTTCTTGTAGCTCATCTCGCTCACGTGGACCAGGCCGTCCACGCCGGGCATAAGCTCCACAAAGGCGCCAAAGTCGGCCAGACGCACCACCTTGCCGGTGGCCTTGTCGCCGTCCTTCAGCCTGCCCGCGACATCGGCCCAGGGGTCGCCCATGGTCTGCTTGCGCGACAGGGAAATCTTCATCTGGCCGGGCTTCTTGCCAGGCTCCACGCCCAGCACCTTCACCCGGATCACGTCGCCCACGCTCACGGCCTCGTCCGGCTTGGCGATGCGGGCAAAGCCAAGTTCGCTCACGTGGACCATGCCCTCAAGGCCGGGGGCGATTTCCACAAAAGCGCCGAAGTCGGTCAGACGCACGACCTTTCCTTCCAACTCGTCGCCGGGGTTCACGCTGGCCAGGAACTGTTCGGTGGCGGCCTGGCGCTCGCGCTCAAGAAGGGCGCGGCGGGTGACGACGATGTTGCGGCCGCGCTCCTCAAGCTTGCTGATGAGGAAGGGCAGGGTCTGGCCCACGTATTCCTCGGGGTTCTCGACGAAGCGCGCATCGATCTGGCTCACGGGGCAGAAGGCCCGGCGGCCCATGATCTCCACCGAGAAGCCGCCCTTGCAGGTCTCCTTCACGCGGCCGTCCACAGGCAGGCCGGAATCCTTGGCGCTCTGGAGCATCTCAAGCCCGCCGGCCCCGGCCAGGGCGCGGGAGAGAACGATCTCGCTGCGGGTCTTGGAGACCACGTAGAGGTCCATGGTATCCCCTTCCTTGTGGGGGAACTCGCCCTCAGCGTCGAGAAGGTCCTTCTTTTCGCCCACACCGTCGATCTTGGTGCCGGTGTCGAAATAGACGCTGTCGGCGCCGATGCTGATGATGCGGGCGGAAACCTTGTCGCCCACGTTCAGGGGTTCGCCTTGCCCGGCGTAGCTGGCCTCGAAGAGTTCGGCGAAGCTCTGCTCCATGTCCCCGTTGTTTTGTGCCTGATCCGTCATCTGCTGCTCCTGTGCGATGTTCCGCAAAGATATTGGCGGGAGATTGCCGCCTGGGGCGTGTATTATCGAAGGAGACGGACTTGTCAAACGAAGAGGCGGCTTTTTCTGGCCGACCCTAAAGTTTTTTAAGGAAAGACCGATAGGACGCGAAGAAGGCGTTGTCTTAACCTGCGGCGTCAAGGAGGTGGTCACGGCATGTCAATCAGCTCCATCAGCGGGTCCTCATCCGGCTACGGCTCCGACCTGTTCGGCGCCCAGGTGGTGAGCAAGACTCTGGATTACATGAACAACCAAGGCTCCGGAAGCGATTACGCCATAACCGACAAGCAGAGCTTCGGAGCAGCCGTTGTCTCCAAGACCCTGGACTACATGAACAGCGGCGGCAGCAGCGGCGGCTCCGACATGGCCCAGACCTACGACTTCAACAAGAGCGTCCTTTCCGGCTACATGTCCGGCATAGGGCAGTTCGCCGACTACAACATCTAAGCGCCCAGCCCTGACGACGCCGTTCGAAAGCCCCGCCGAGGCCAGTCCTTGGCGGGGCATTGTCGTGTCTAAAATCGCCCCCTGCACGATGCTGGAAATGCCGCGGCCAGGGGCGTACACTTGCCAGACGGACCAAGAACGGCTAAAGGGCGTCCTCCAACCTCCCCCCACGAACAGCCCAAGGAACACCAAGACGTGAGCAGGGAACAGCACAAAGTACTTATCGCAAACCGGGGCGAAATCGCCGTGCGCATCATGCAGGCGTGCCGCGACCTCGGACTTGGTTTCGTCGCCGTCTACACCCGGGAAGACGCAGCCTCCGGCCACGTGTCCCTCGCCAGGGAACTGGGCGGCGAACAGGCCCTGGTGCGCATCCACAACTATCTCGACGCGGGCGACATCCTCTCCGCTGCCGATGCCAGCGGCGCCACGGCAATCCATCCCGGCTACGGGTTCTTCTCGGAAAACTACCGCTTCGCACGCCGGGTCGAGGAACGCTCCCGCCCGATGGTGTTCATCGGCCCGTCCTGGCGCGTTATCCGCGACCTGGGCGACAAGATCAACACCAAGCGGCTGGCGAGACGCCTGGGTGTCCCCACTGTGCCGGGCAGCGACCGCGCCATCTACGACGAGATGGAGGCAGAGACCATCGCCCAGCAGCTCTTCGACTACCAGGAGCGGCAGGGGGTGGCCAAACCCATGGTGCTGGTCAAGGCCAGCGCGGGCGGCGGCGGCATGGGCATTGACGAAGTGCACAGCATGAACCGCTTCCGGCAGACCTACCGGCGCATTCGAAACTATTCCCAGCGCCAGTTCAACGACCCCGGCGTGCTCATCGAGCAGCGCATCTTCAATTACAACCACTTGGAAGTGCAAATCGTTTCCGCAAGAGGCGGGGACAACCCCGTGCACTTCGGTACGCGCAACTGCTCTGTGCAAAGCCCCGGCAGGCAGAAGCGCATCGAGACCGCACCAGGATTCGCCCCGGAAAGCCTCGCCTACAGCTTCGACGCCCGGAAGGTCATGGACGACATCGTGCGCCACTCCCTGTCCATCGCGCGCGAAATCAAGTACGACAACGTCGGCACCTGGGAATGGATCGTCACCCCCAAGGGCGAGCCCTTTCTCATGGAAGTCAACACGCGCATCCAGGTGGAGAACGGAGTTTCGGCCGCCATCGCCCGCATCAAAGGCCAGCCGGGCGTCAACCTGATCCGGGAGCAGATTCGCCTGGGACTTGGCGAGCCCATGGGCTACACCCAGCAGGACGTCAGCTTCGACGGCGTGGGCATCGAGTACCGCATCATCGCCGAGGACACGCAAAACCGCTTCGCCCCTTGGACCGGCCGCATAGAGAAGATCGCCTGGCGTGATGAGCCCTGGCTCAAGCTGCACACCCATGTGCCCCAGGACCGCCCCTATCAGATCCCCACCGAGTACGACCCCAACTTGGCTCTCGCCATCGTTTGGGGCAAGGATCTCGAAGAGGCCAAGGCGCGCGGCGCCGCCTTCCTGGATGATTTCGTGCTGACCGGCGTGGACGCCCAAGGCCTGGAGCTCAAGTCGAATATCGCCTTCCTGCGCGAGAAAACACAGGATCTGCTGGAATTTTAAAGCCAGCCAGGGACCTCCGAATGGTTATTGAAAAAAGCCTCGAAACTCTTTCCCAGCGCGTGGCCTATGCCCGCGACATTCTCGGCGCCCGCGTCAGCGAACGTCTGGAGTCCATCAGCCAGGACATCCAAACCTTGTCTCAAAAGGCCGACAACCTTGATGCAGAGGAGGCCATGGACAAGGCGACCGGGCTCTCGGCCCGGCTGAGCGCCCTTGAGGAGGAGCTGGACAAGCAGCTCAGCCCCATGGACAAGGTGCGCATTGTCCGGCACCCCCAACGCGTATGCCTCAAGGACATCCTGGAAAACGTGTACGACAACTACACCGAGATCGGCGGCCGCGACGAGGTCTCCATCGATCCGGGAATGCTCATCGCCCGCGCCTACATCACCCGGCGCGTGGGCAAGCGCGTCATCCACCATCCAGTGATGGTGGTGGGCCAGGAAAAAGGCCACGGGCAGGAGTTCCGCAACGGCGGGTCCATCAAGCCCTGGGGCAACGCCAAGGCCCTCAAGTACATGAAGGTCGCGGCGCAGGAGAACATCCCCATCCACGCCTACGTGTCCACCCCCGGCGCCTACCCGGTGGAGGACTACCCCGGCGCGGCCCAGCAGATCGCCGAAAACATATACGAAATGGCCGGGCTCGACGTGCCGGTTGTGGCGATCTTCTCCGAGGGCGGCTCCGGCGGGGCCGAGGCCATAGCCCTGGCGGACAAGCGCCTCATGTTCTCCCACGGCTATTACTCCGTCATCTCGCCCGAGGGCGCGGCGGCCATCGAGTGCAAGTTCCACGGCGAAACGCGCGCCACTCCCGAACTCATCGAAATGTGCGCCAAGCACCAGCAGATCACCGCCCAGGACAACCTCAGAAACGGGTACATTGACGCCATACTGCAGGAGCCGCCCCTTGGCGCGCGCAACGAGCACTTCGACTTCTTCAAAATGCTGCGTTCGGCCGTCATCCGCGCCACGGACGAGGTCGTGGTGAACGTGCGCAGCGTGAGCCTGCTCCGGCGGCTGGCCATGCGCGGCTCCAAGCGCAGGCAGGTGGGCGAGGATGTCATCGTGCGCTGGGAACTCTCCCCGGACGATCGCGAACTGTTGGTGTGGAGACGCTACCAAAAGTACCGCAGAATGGCGCGTCACGCCTACATCGACAAGCGAGGCATTCTGGAGCGCCTGGCGGCCAAGCACATGGAGTTCCTTTTTTCCGTCTATTCCACCGTGCGCTTTGAAATCCTCAAGCATTACCAAAAGAAAATCGCCCGCGTGGCCACGGATGTCACCGACGAGATCCACGTGGTGACCAGCCGCATGGACCGCATGACCTGCCGCGCCATGGAGGTGCTCGGAATTCCGCAGTGGGGGAGCGGCGAAGACGAAAGCGCCCTCACCTGCCTTTCCGAGCCCACCCGGGACAGTTCCCGCGTAGCCAACTCCGGCTATGTGAGCCCGAAGTCGCTGGAAGACCGCGAGTTCACCTGCCCCCACTCCGCGGAACGCGGCTGCCTGGACATATGGGCCCGCGACCTGTTCGGCGAATTCGCCGGTGTGTGTCCCAACTGCGGCTACCACTTTCCCATGGAATACCAGTGGTACATGGCCAACGTCTTCGATCGGGGCAGCGCGCGCGAATTCAACCTCTCCATCGCCGCAGGCAACCCGACAAATTTCCCCAAATTCGACGAGCGCATCCAGAAGGCCAAACAGAGCACCCACCTGCAGTCCTCCTGCGTCACCTTCAACGCCAACATCCGGGGCATACGCATCACCTGCGGAATGCTCGTGGCCAATTTCCGCGGGGGAACCGTGGGCAGCGCGGAAGGCGAAAAGCTCATCCGCGCCCTGGACCTGGCGAGAAAACGCCACCAGCCGTTCCTGGCCTATGTGCACGGCACGGCCGGCATCCGCATCCAGGAAGGCGTCAACGGCCTCATCCAGATGCCGCGCGTGACTATGGCCGTGCGCCGCTACATCGAGGAAGGCGGGCTGTACATCGTGCTCTACGACACCAACTCCTACGCCGGACCGGTGGCCAGCTTCCTCGGCTGCTCCCCCTACCAGTACGCGGTGCGCAGCTCGCGCATCGGCTTCGCCGGACCCGGCGTCATACGCGACACCACCGGCATGGACATCCCCCCCGACTACCACAGCGCCTACAAGGCGCTTTCGCGCGGGCACATTCAGGACATCTGGGACCGCCGCGACGTGCGCGCCAACCTGCATCAGGCCTTCCTGACCATGGGCGGACGCAACCTCTACTACCGCTAATTCCCCTGTGGAGGCTTTACGCAAAGGCCCTGCGGACTGGTTCCGCCGGGCCTTTGCTTTTTTACGTAGCACAGCAGCCAATCATCACCCTTCCGTCACGCTGCTGTCACACGCTCCCGCCGCACTTGACCTAATCTTCCAGGCCGAAACAGCGTCTCCACCACGTCTCCACGAGGTTCGCCATGCTCAAGACCGTGCTCAAACGCCTGCGCTCCGGCACTTTGCACAGCGGGTTCATCAGCATCCCCCAGCCTGCCCCGCAGCCGCCACACCGCCTAAGGGAACTGCTGCGCGCAGGACGTGACCTGGATATCCTGCTCATCAACGTCCGGGACTTCGCCCTGCTGCGCGAACTGTACGGACGCGATCTTGCGCAGGAGATTGAAAACCAGCTGCAGACCGTGCTGCGCCGCGCGGTGAACGAGCGCCTGCGCACGTCCCCCACGTGCATGGCCCTTGAACCCGGCGAATACTTGCTGTGCTGGCCTTCGCGCGGGGACGACCCCCGCTCACAACACGACACGGCCTACGAGATCAAGCTCATCGCCCAACGAGAGGCCAACGCCCACCTGCTCCGCTGGGCCGGTCGCGAGCTGGGGCTCGGCTTTGGCTGTGCGCGACACGAAGGCGACGCCATGGGTGCGGACGCCAATCGCGAAGCCAGGCTTTTCCAGGCCGTGGGCGAGGCGCGCCTGCGCGCCAAGATGCGCATGGACCTGAGCCAGCTCTCCCTTTCCTCGGAATTCAACGCCATTTTGCACGAAAGGACCGTACGCGCCCTGTTCCAGCCCATAGCCGACTTCTCCACCGGCACCATCATGGCCTGGGAGGCCCTTGCGCGTGGGCCGGAGGGCAGCGCGTTCCAGTCGCCCGCCGTGCTTTTCGACTTTGCCGAGCAAAGCGGCAAGCTTTTCGCCCTGGAGCGCCTGTGCCGTGAAAAAGCCATCCGATCGCTTGGAGGCATCGGCCAGGGGCAAAAGCTCTTCCTGAACATCCACCCCAAGACCATGGCCGATCCGGAGTTCACCCATGGCAAAACACTGGAGCTCCTTGAAGAAGTCGGCCTCGCCCCGGAGAACATCGTCTTCGAGATCACCGAGCGCCACAGCATCCATGAATTCGCGCTGTTCCACCGCACGCTCGACCACTACCGCAGCCAGGGCTACCTGGTGGCTGTGGACGACGCCGGAGCGGGCTATTCCGGCCTCACCTCGGTGGCGCAGATTCGCCCGGAGTTCATCAAGATAGACATGTCCCTCATCCAGGGCATCGACAAGGATCCGGTCAAGCGCGCCCTCATCGAAACCTTCGTCACCTTCGCCGACAAGATCGGGTCCAAGATCATCGCGGAGGGCATCGAAGCGCAGGCCCAGGCTGCTTGCCTCATCGACATCGGCGTCCATTACGGCCAGGGCTTCTACCTTGCCCGGCCCGCCGCACCCAAACCGGCTCTCTCCCTGGATACCGCCTACCTGCGCAAGACACAGGAACCCACGCGCGTCATCACAGGCTGCCTCATTCCCGTGGGCAACCTGGTGGAGGCCGCCCAGACGCGCCGCCAGGGAACCCTTGTGCCCGAAGCGCAGCACTGCTTCGAAACCTGCCGCCAGCAGGCCAGCATCGTGGTGGTGGACCAGGAATCCGCCCAGCCAGTGGGGCTGATCATGGAGTATCAGCTGAACCGCCAGCTTTCCGGTCAGTTCGGCGC
This genomic window contains:
- a CDS encoding 30S ribosomal protein S1; amino-acid sequence: MTDQAQNNGDMEQSFAELFEASYAGQGEPLNVGDKVSARIISIGADSVYFDTGTKIDGVGEKKDLLDAEGEFPHKEGDTMDLYVVSKTRSEIVLSRALAGAGGLEMLQSAKDSGLPVDGRVKETCKGGFSVEIMGRRAFCPVSQIDARFVENPEEYVGQTLPFLISKLEERGRNIVVTRRALLERERQAATEQFLASVNPGDELEGKVVRLTDFGAFVEIAPGLEGMVHVSELGFARIAKPDEAVSVGDVIRVKVLGVEPGKKPGQMKISLSRKQTMGDPWADVAGRLKDGDKATGKVVRLADFGAFVELMPGVDGLVHVSEMSYKKRVNKPGDMVAVGDEVAVVIKEIDPLKRRISLSMKDAEGDPWLEAAAKYAPGTQVSGTVEKRETFGIFVTLEPGITALLPKSRIAAAVDPKPFDKLQRGDSVTLLVEDLRAGERRIALSPLEVREDAKGEGGGGRESGEWKQYARPQKAAEKPMGLLGEMLAQAMKAKK
- a CDS encoding biotin carboxylase N-terminal domain-containing protein, with amino-acid sequence MSREQHKVLIANRGEIAVRIMQACRDLGLGFVAVYTREDAASGHVSLARELGGEQALVRIHNYLDAGDILSAADASGATAIHPGYGFFSENYRFARRVEERSRPMVFIGPSWRVIRDLGDKINTKRLARRLGVPTVPGSDRAIYDEMEAETIAQQLFDYQERQGVAKPMVLVKASAGGGGMGIDEVHSMNRFRQTYRRIRNYSQRQFNDPGVLIEQRIFNYNHLEVQIVSARGGDNPVHFGTRNCSVQSPGRQKRIETAPGFAPESLAYSFDARKVMDDIVRHSLSIAREIKYDNVGTWEWIVTPKGEPFLMEVNTRIQVENGVSAAIARIKGQPGVNLIREQIRLGLGEPMGYTQQDVSFDGVGIEYRIIAEDTQNRFAPWTGRIEKIAWRDEPWLKLHTHVPQDRPYQIPTEYDPNLALAIVWGKDLEEAKARGAAFLDDFVLTGVDAQGLELKSNIAFLREKTQDLLEF
- a CDS encoding carboxyl transferase domain-containing protein; translated protein: MVIEKSLETLSQRVAYARDILGARVSERLESISQDIQTLSQKADNLDAEEAMDKATGLSARLSALEEELDKQLSPMDKVRIVRHPQRVCLKDILENVYDNYTEIGGRDEVSIDPGMLIARAYITRRVGKRVIHHPVMVVGQEKGHGQEFRNGGSIKPWGNAKALKYMKVAAQENIPIHAYVSTPGAYPVEDYPGAAQQIAENIYEMAGLDVPVVAIFSEGGSGGAEAIALADKRLMFSHGYYSVISPEGAAAIECKFHGETRATPELIEMCAKHQQITAQDNLRNGYIDAILQEPPLGARNEHFDFFKMLRSAVIRATDEVVVNVRSVSLLRRLAMRGSKRRQVGEDVIVRWELSPDDRELLVWRRYQKYRRMARHAYIDKRGILERLAAKHMEFLFSVYSTVRFEILKHYQKKIARVATDVTDEIHVVTSRMDRMTCRAMEVLGIPQWGSGEDESALTCLSEPTRDSSRVANSGYVSPKSLEDREFTCPHSAERGCLDIWARDLFGEFAGVCPNCGYHFPMEYQWYMANVFDRGSAREFNLSIAAGNPTNFPKFDERIQKAKQSTHLQSSCVTFNANIRGIRITCGMLVANFRGGTVGSAEGEKLIRALDLARKRHQPFLAYVHGTAGIRIQEGVNGLIQMPRVTMAVRRYIEEGGLYIVLYDTNSYAGPVASFLGCSPYQYAVRSSRIGFAGPGVIRDTTGMDIPPDYHSAYKALSRGHIQDIWDRRDVRANLHQAFLTMGGRNLYYR
- a CDS encoding GGDEF domain-containing protein — its product is MLKTVLKRLRSGTLHSGFISIPQPAPQPPHRLRELLRAGRDLDILLINVRDFALLRELYGRDLAQEIENQLQTVLRRAVNERLRTSPTCMALEPGEYLLCWPSRGDDPRSQHDTAYEIKLIAQREANAHLLRWAGRELGLGFGCARHEGDAMGADANREARLFQAVGEARLRAKMRMDLSQLSLSSEFNAILHERTVRALFQPIADFSTGTIMAWEALARGPEGSAFQSPAVLFDFAEQSGKLFALERLCREKAIRSLGGIGQGQKLFLNIHPKTMADPEFTHGKTLELLEEVGLAPENIVFEITERHSIHEFALFHRTLDHYRSQGYLVAVDDAGAGYSGLTSVAQIRPEFIKIDMSLIQGIDKDPVKRALIETFVTFADKIGSKIIAEGIEAQAQAACLIDIGVHYGQGFYLARPAAPKPALSLDTAYLRKTQEPTRVITGCLIPVGNLVEAAQTRRQGTLVPEAQHCFETCRQQASIVVVDQESAQPVGLIMEYQLNRQLSGQFGAALYSKRPIDAIMDRSPLIVDEATAVEHTAKAAMQREKIKAYDDIIVTRHGKVLGIVTVQRLLNTLAHVQVEMAKGTNPLTGLPGNVTLEREVEAGIGAGKRFTIAYADLDNFKVYNDTYGFKNGDRVIKLAADILDHALRRFGEGQDKLFHIGGDDFVMLCKPETVERICRSATRCFRRLIRTCYCQKDRQSGEVRATGRDGVERAYPLVSLSIGILEIGGACTLLEIGERAAHVKKYAKSMPGNVYAWDRRPALGTQPSQTVAAAV